In a genomic window of Myxococcota bacterium:
- a CDS encoding CHASE2 domain-containing protein — MGSLTRALRRPFEGVVALALFGLATALLVQGGTASLDRLAIDAQLRAARVSPPPLAGGQPDAVVIAIDPQSLRALPDWPWSRDVHARLVEHLADAGASSIAFDIDFSTPRDAAGDAAFARAMRAAGNVVLASFKQVQTLPGGAELEIANRPAPILAEASAAIGSVHMIVDEDGVVRRGRRSVDIRGVDVPTLAEAALGVANREAANASAEGATIAADRPPVPVEQNPIPTDQTPISTDQTPIRVDYRRVAPEVRTLSVADVLDGRFDSRDVAGRVVFIGATAVEFQDLWPTPVGPARAGVWIQAILLRTLAAEREGQPTLREASTPVAVGLLFALTVFAFALRNQSHARRSAVLGSLAVAVAAGTTTSAVFTGGLLSPVVPLGMLGAQYVVGLERVRSRFGKSLAEREQSLTALQRVGEATSAQHDQGGIGTALALLGDVVDASGVALWRAGESGLDGRRIEWRRRGDGAIGEEVWVDRALQQRRRESVESELASSGRRGIAHYAPLFAGGRPVGVLVVERDREEALDDTALRTIATVGTQVTLSAENLRLIDGLRATFDSSIEAIACAIEARDGYTESHCRRLALFSTLVADRFGLSDEEIEEIRLGALLHDVGKIGIRDEVLLKPDRFTPEERAIMESHTVVGDGIVGGIHGLGPLTRACVRHHHERWDGGGYPDGLVGDAIPMGARIVSVVDVWDALSTARPYKPAFEQDRVLDILAKGRGVQFDPQVVDTFLQVLDEEGEEMLAVVAKVGAVGS; from the coding sequence ATGGGAAGTCTCACGCGCGCCCTGCGACGCCCGTTCGAAGGCGTCGTGGCCCTGGCCCTGTTCGGCCTGGCGACGGCGTTGCTCGTACAGGGCGGAACCGCGTCCTTGGATCGGCTCGCGATCGACGCGCAGCTGCGCGCGGCCCGGGTGTCGCCGCCGCCGCTCGCGGGAGGTCAGCCCGATGCGGTCGTGATCGCGATCGATCCCCAGAGCCTTCGTGCGCTCCCCGACTGGCCCTGGTCGCGCGACGTGCACGCACGGCTGGTCGAGCACCTCGCGGACGCGGGCGCGTCCTCGATCGCCTTCGATATCGACTTCTCGACGCCCCGCGATGCCGCGGGCGATGCGGCCTTCGCCCGCGCGATGCGCGCCGCCGGCAACGTCGTGCTCGCGTCGTTCAAGCAGGTGCAGACGCTTCCCGGCGGCGCCGAGCTCGAGATCGCGAATCGGCCCGCGCCGATCCTGGCCGAAGCGAGCGCGGCGATCGGCAGTGTCCACATGATCGTCGACGAAGATGGCGTGGTCCGCCGTGGCCGCCGCAGTGTCGACATCCGCGGTGTCGACGTCCCGACGCTCGCGGAGGCGGCGCTGGGAGTCGCGAACCGCGAAGCCGCGAATGCGTCGGCGGAAGGCGCAACGATCGCGGCCGACCGTCCTCCGGTCCCGGTCGAGCAAAACCCCATCCCGACTGATCAGACTCCCATCTCGACTGATCAGACTCCCATCCGCGTCGACTACCGCCGCGTCGCGCCCGAGGTCCGCACCCTGTCGGTGGCGGACGTGCTCGACGGACGCTTCGACTCGCGCGACGTCGCGGGGCGCGTCGTCTTCATCGGTGCGACGGCGGTCGAGTTCCAGGACCTCTGGCCCACCCCGGTGGGCCCCGCCCGCGCCGGCGTGTGGATCCAGGCGATCCTGCTCCGCACGTTGGCGGCCGAACGCGAAGGGCAACCGACCCTCCGCGAAGCCTCGACGCCGGTCGCCGTCGGTCTGCTGTTCGCGCTCACCGTCTTCGCCTTCGCCCTGCGCAATCAGAGCCACGCGCGGCGCTCCGCAGTGCTGGGGAGTCTCGCCGTCGCGGTGGCCGCGGGCACCACGACGAGTGCGGTGTTCACGGGTGGGCTGCTCTCCCCGGTCGTGCCGCTCGGCATGCTCGGCGCCCAGTACGTCGTGGGGCTCGAACGCGTCCGCAGTCGCTTCGGCAAGAGCCTGGCCGAACGCGAACAGTCGCTGACCGCGTTGCAGCGCGTCGGCGAGGCGACGTCGGCCCAGCACGATCAGGGCGGGATCGGGACGGCATTGGCGCTCCTCGGAGATGTGGTCGATGCCAGCGGTGTCGCCCTCTGGCGCGCCGGCGAGAGCGGGCTGGATGGACGCCGCATCGAATGGAGGCGTCGTGGGGACGGGGCGATCGGCGAGGAAGTCTGGGTCGATCGCGCACTCCAGCAACGGCGCCGCGAGTCCGTCGAGAGCGAACTCGCGAGCAGCGGCCGGCGCGGGATCGCGCACTACGCGCCGCTCTTCGCCGGCGGCCGACCGGTTGGAGTGCTGGTGGTCGAGCGCGACCGCGAGGAAGCTCTCGACGATACGGCCCTGCGTACGATCGCCACGGTGGGCACCCAGGTGACGCTGTCCGCCGAGAACCTCCGCTTGATCGACGGGCTGCGCGCCACCTTCGATTCGTCGATCGAGGCGATCGCGTGCGCGATCGAAGCACGCGACGGCTACACCGAGTCTCACTGCCGGCGCCTGGCGCTGTTCTCGACCCTGGTGGCCGACCGTTTCGGGTTGTCGGACGAAGAGATCGAGGAGATCCGACTCGGCGCTCTGCTCCACGATGTCGGAAAGATCGGGATCCGCGACGAAGTGCTGCTGAAGCCCGACCGGTTCACGCCCGAGGAGCGGGCGATCATGGAGAGCCACACGGTCGTCGGCGACGGCATCGTCGGCGGCATCCACGGTCTCGGGCCGCTGACCCGCGCCTGTGTCCGTCACCACCACGAGCGCTGGGACGGCGGCGGCTATCCCGACGGCCTGGTCGGCGACGCGATTCCGATGGGCGCGCGCATCGTCTCGGTGGTCGACGTCTGGGACGCGCTGTCGACGGCGCGTCCCTACAAGCCCGCCTTCGAGCAAGACCGCGTCCTGGACATCCTCGCCAAGGGCCGCGGCGTCCAGTTCGACCCCCAGGTGGTGGACACGTTCCTGCAGGTGCTCGACGAGGAAGGCGAAGAGATGCTGGCCGTGGTCGCCAAGGTCGGGGCGGTGGGCTCGTGA
- a CDS encoding NADH-quinone oxidoreductase subunit N gives MTPPDLNFAVIGPIVWASIGALLVLLGEVLLSRTKTFMGRSVSDSYIGSLLAVVAMLTLSAATYMAGSLAVSGETLAFNPDNPMLQLDRYSALFTGVLGLAALLSCALSMHYLDELRIHHGEFYALVLFSTAGMMLLVAAVDLLPVFLGLELMSIPIYVLAGFDRGRLRSNESALKYFLLGSFATAVMLYGMALLYGAAGGTGFVEIRSAMEGGGTLATLGLALLVVGFAFKVSSVPFHQWTPDVYEGAPSAVTAFMSVTVKLAAFAALLRILVVGIGGAGEVLGPVLWVMAALTMLVGNLMAVIQENVKRMLAYSSIAHAGYLLIGFVAGTAQAQAAIVFYLVSYVFMNLGAFGVVVALAHRGRECEHLDDFTGLAHTRPGLAALMALFLLSLAGIPGTAGFMAKWQLFTAAVSTGHLVLALIGVLMSVVSVYYYLRIAVRMYMHEPGEAPPRVALGSGEALVLTVCSVAVVYLGVFPNGAPVGADLPVLDWARASAAALAGVAQP, from the coding sequence ATGACGCCTCCCGACCTGAACTTCGCGGTGATCGGCCCGATCGTCTGGGCGTCGATCGGGGCTCTGCTGGTCCTGCTCGGGGAAGTCCTGCTCTCGCGGACGAAGACCTTCATGGGCCGGAGCGTCAGCGATTCCTACATCGGAAGCCTGCTCGCCGTCGTCGCGATGCTCACACTCTCGGCCGCGACCTACATGGCCGGGAGCCTCGCCGTGTCGGGTGAGACCCTGGCCTTCAATCCCGACAACCCGATGCTCCAGCTGGACCGTTACTCGGCGCTGTTCACGGGGGTACTGGGCCTGGCGGCGCTGCTGTCTTGCGCGCTCTCGATGCACTACCTCGACGAGCTGCGCATCCACCACGGCGAGTTCTATGCGCTCGTCCTGTTCTCGACGGCGGGGATGATGCTGCTCGTGGCGGCGGTCGACCTGCTCCCTGTGTTCCTCGGGCTGGAGCTCATGAGCATCCCGATCTACGTGCTCGCGGGGTTCGACCGCGGCCGGCTGCGCAGCAACGAATCGGCGCTCAAGTACTTCCTGCTCGGATCCTTCGCGACCGCCGTGATGCTCTACGGAATGGCCCTGCTCTACGGTGCCGCGGGCGGCACCGGTTTCGTCGAGATCCGGTCGGCCATGGAGGGCGGCGGGACGCTGGCCACGCTCGGGCTCGCCCTGCTGGTGGTCGGGTTCGCGTTCAAGGTGTCGTCGGTGCCTTTTCACCAGTGGACGCCCGACGTCTACGAGGGCGCACCCTCGGCCGTCACCGCGTTCATGAGCGTGACCGTGAAGCTCGCGGCCTTTGCCGCGCTGCTGCGCATCCTGGTCGTGGGGATCGGCGGAGCCGGCGAGGTCCTCGGCCCGGTGCTCTGGGTGATGGCCGCGCTCACCATGCTGGTGGGCAACCTGATGGCGGTGATCCAGGAGAACGTGAAGCGGATGCTCGCCTACTCGAGCATCGCGCACGCCGGCTATCTGCTGATCGGGTTCGTGGCGGGGACGGCGCAGGCCCAGGCTGCGATCGTCTTCTACCTGGTGAGTTACGTGTTCATGAACCTGGGGGCCTTCGGCGTCGTGGTCGCGTTGGCACACCGCGGTCGCGAGTGCGAACACCTCGACGACTTCACGGGACTCGCCCACACCCGGCCGGGCTTGGCGGCGCTGATGGCGCTCTTCTTGCTGTCGCTGGCGGGCATTCCGGGCACCGCGGGCTTCATGGCGAAGTGGCAGCTCTTCACGGCGGCGGTCTCGACCGGCCATCTCGTGCTGGCCCTGATCGGCGTACTGATGAGCGTCGTGTCCGTCTACTACTACTTGAGGATTGCGGTGCGCATGTACATGCACGAGCCCGGAGAGGCGCCGCCGCGGGTCGCGTTGGGCAGCGGCGAAGCGCTCGTGCTCACGGTCTGCTCCGTCGCCGTCGTCTATCTCGGGGTGTTTCCGAACGGAGCGCCCGTCGGCGCCGACCTGCCGGTCCTCGACTGGGCGCGTGCCTCGGCTGCCGCCCTGGCGGGCGTCGCCCAGCCCTAG
- a CDS encoding NADH-quinone oxidoreductase subunit M gives MAESSLLSVVTFLPLATGLVLAATSLLAGALGTPRLPVAVWRAVGFGGSLLTFLVSLRLFAGFDATVTDFQFVEVAPWIPSYGIHYHVGIDGISLFLVVLTTFLLPLTFLASWKDIEDSVRSYVFFMLFLETGMLGAFVSLNLFQFYLFWELMLVPMYFIIGIWGGPRRVYAAVKFFLFTMVGSLLMLLALLIVVQMGYDQTGALSFDLVAAAGGPGLIETEIPTEGPWWRTQFWLFGAFALAFAIKVPVVPFHTWLPDAHVEAPTPGSVVLAGVLLKMGTYGFLRFAWPLFPAAAAAWAPVFLGLALVGIVYGSLVAMVQQDIKKLVAYSSVAHLGFVVLGMFALNIQGTTGSVLQMVNHGLSTGALFILVGMLYERRHTREIADFGGVAKPMPVFAFFFGLVTMSSIGLPMLNGFVGEFLILVGAFQAGPLYGTIATSGVVLAAAYMLWMYRRVMFGPVAHEENRRLIDLSLREKSVLVALVVQILWIGLYPEPFLRRIEPSVSALLQDVRARGGAPSEDAAQPLAWQASLEERP, from the coding sequence ATGGCCGAGAGTTCCTTGCTCAGCGTCGTGACGTTCCTGCCCCTGGCCACCGGTCTCGTGCTCGCGGCGACGAGTCTGCTCGCCGGCGCGCTCGGGACCCCGCGGCTGCCGGTCGCGGTGTGGCGCGCGGTCGGGTTCGGTGGATCACTCCTGACCTTCCTCGTCTCGCTGCGGCTCTTCGCGGGCTTCGACGCCACGGTCACCGACTTCCAGTTCGTCGAGGTCGCGCCCTGGATCCCGTCCTACGGCATCCACTACCACGTCGGCATCGACGGGATCAGCCTGTTCCTGGTGGTGCTGACCACCTTCCTGTTGCCGCTCACCTTTCTCGCTTCCTGGAAGGACATCGAGGATTCGGTCCGCAGCTACGTCTTCTTCATGCTGTTCCTCGAGACCGGCATGCTCGGTGCCTTCGTCTCGCTGAATCTCTTCCAGTTCTACTTGTTCTGGGAGCTGATGCTGGTTCCGATGTACTTCATCATCGGGATCTGGGGTGGGCCGCGCCGCGTTTACGCCGCCGTGAAGTTCTTCTTGTTCACGATGGTCGGTTCGCTCCTGATGCTGCTCGCACTGTTGATCGTGGTGCAGATGGGGTACGACCAGACCGGCGCCCTCAGCTTCGATCTCGTTGCGGCGGCGGGTGGCCCGGGTCTCATCGAAACCGAGATCCCCACCGAAGGGCCCTGGTGGCGGACCCAGTTCTGGCTCTTCGGCGCATTCGCGCTGGCGTTCGCGATCAAGGTGCCGGTGGTGCCCTTTCACACCTGGCTGCCCGACGCCCACGTCGAGGCGCCGACCCCGGGCTCCGTGGTGCTCGCCGGCGTCCTGCTAAAGATGGGCACCTACGGCTTCCTGCGTTTCGCCTGGCCGCTCTTCCCCGCGGCCGCTGCGGCGTGGGCACCGGTCTTCCTGGGGCTGGCGCTGGTGGGCATCGTCTACGGGTCGCTCGTGGCGATGGTGCAGCAGGACATCAAGAAGCTGGTTGCCTACTCGTCGGTGGCTCACCTCGGGTTCGTGGTGCTCGGCATGTTCGCGTTGAACATCCAGGGAACGACGGGAAGCGTCCTGCAGATGGTGAACCACGGGCTCTCGACCGGCGCGCTCTTCATCCTCGTGGGCATGCTCTACGAGCGTCGCCACACTCGGGAGATCGCGGACTTCGGAGGCGTCGCGAAGCCGATGCCGGTGTTCGCGTTCTTCTTCGGGCTGGTCACGATGTCGAGCATCGGTCTGCCGATGCTCAACGGCTTCGTCGGTGAGTTCCTGATCCTGGTGGGGGCCTTTCAGGCCGGTCCGCTCTACGGGACGATCGCGACGAGCGGCGTGGTCCTCGCAGCTGCGTACATGCTCTGGATGTACCGGCGCGTGATGTTCGGCCCCGTCGCCCACGAAGAGAACCGCCGACTCATCGATCTCTCGCTTCGGGAGAAGAGCGTGTTGGTGGCGCTGGTCGTGCAGATCCTGTGGATCGGCCTCTACCCAGAGCCGTTCCTGCGTCGCATCGAGCCGAGCGTGAGTGCGCTCCTGCAAGACGTTCGCGCGCGCGGGGGAGCCCCGTCGGAGGATGCGGCGCAGCCCCTCGCGTGGCAGGCGTCGCTCGAGGAGCGCCCATGA
- the nuoL gene encoding NADH-quinone oxidoreductase subunit L, translating to MVIEETTLLRWIVFLPLLSAVVNGTMIGVVRRPTPRWGVIGLSCGAVLLSFVLSCTAFYTLVSLDGELRLLHDRLYTWIGVGIGARRLTADLAFQFDALSAVLCLVVTGVGSLIHLYSIAYMEDDHRDDRGFQRFFCYLSLFTFSMLVLVLADNLVLLFVGWEGVGLCSYLLIGFWYGDRENAYAGSKAFLVNRIGDFGFLIGIFLLWTAFVEAGAPAGVSFAEIALHFERIQDVTLAAPLGLFGESWRLVDVVGLCFLLGAVGKSAQLPLYVWLPDAMAGPTPVSALIHAATMVTAGIYLVCRLSFLYAAAPVASATIAWVGGATALFAATIAVAQTDIKKVLAYSTVSQLGYMFLAAGCGAYVGAIFHLVTHAFFKALLFLAAGSVILAMHHEQDVRQMGALRGRMPFTHAVFLIGVLAITGVPLTSGFFSKDEILVSAFAATAVPGHLWLYGLGIVTAVLTSLYMFRLYYLVFRGDSRLADNLRDKVREQPSGIVNPLWVLAGLALVGGLLGIPQAYADLLPFAVEDSHSLYNFLSPVLVGEGHGLDHATEYLLAGAAITATLLGFLLARMTYRRGLANGERVARWFAWPHRLLERKYFVDELYDVALVRPLVWLSDRFLFRQVDARWIDAGLVDGSARAVRGFAHTALRRFQSGLSQSYLASMLIGAAAILWWVSR from the coding sequence ACGGCGAGCTGCGGCTGCTTCACGACCGGCTCTACACCTGGATCGGAGTGGGCATCGGCGCACGGCGCCTGACGGCGGACCTGGCGTTCCAGTTCGACGCGCTGTCGGCGGTCCTGTGCCTGGTGGTGACCGGGGTGGGCTCACTGATCCACCTCTACTCGATCGCCTACATGGAGGACGATCACCGGGACGATCGCGGCTTCCAGCGCTTCTTCTGTTACCTCTCCCTCTTCACCTTTTCGATGCTGGTGCTGGTGCTCGCCGACAACCTGGTGCTGCTCTTCGTCGGCTGGGAAGGCGTCGGGCTCTGCTCCTACCTGTTGATCGGGTTCTGGTACGGCGATCGCGAGAACGCCTACGCCGGGAGCAAGGCGTTCCTCGTGAATCGCATCGGCGACTTCGGGTTCCTGATCGGGATCTTCCTCCTGTGGACCGCTTTCGTCGAAGCGGGCGCACCGGCGGGCGTGAGCTTTGCCGAGATCGCACTGCACTTCGAACGCATCCAGGATGTGACCCTCGCGGCGCCGCTGGGGCTCTTCGGCGAGAGCTGGCGGCTGGTCGACGTGGTCGGGCTGTGTTTCCTGCTGGGCGCGGTCGGCAAGTCGGCCCAGCTGCCGCTCTACGTCTGGCTGCCCGACGCGATGGCGGGCCCGACGCCGGTGTCGGCGCTGATTCACGCCGCGACGATGGTGACGGCGGGCATCTATCTCGTCTGCCGCCTCTCGTTCCTGTACGCAGCGGCGCCGGTCGCCAGTGCGACCATCGCCTGGGTCGGCGGCGCGACCGCGCTCTTCGCCGCGACGATCGCGGTCGCCCAGACCGACATCAAGAAGGTCCTCGCCTACTCCACCGTGAGCCAGCTCGGGTACATGTTCCTGGCCGCGGGCTGTGGAGCCTACGTGGGAGCCATCTTCCACCTCGTGACCCACGCCTTCTTCAAGGCCCTGCTCTTCCTGGCGGCGGGTTCGGTGATCCTCGCGATGCACCACGAACAGGACGTCCGTCAGATGGGCGCGCTCCGCGGGCGCATGCCGTTCACCCACGCGGTGTTCCTGATCGGCGTCCTGGCGATCACCGGGGTTCCGCTGACCTCCGGCTTCTTCTCGAAGGACGAGATCCTGGTGTCGGCGTTCGCGGCGACCGCCGTCCCGGGTCATCTCTGGCTCTACGGCCTCGGGATCGTGACTGCGGTGCTCACGTCGCTCTACATGTTCCGGCTCTACTACCTGGTGTTCCGCGGCGACTCGCGCCTGGCCGACAACCTGCGCGACAAGGTGCGCGAGCAGCCGTCGGGGATCGTGAACCCGCTTTGGGTATTGGCGGGCCTGGCGCTGGTCGGGGGATTGCTGGGCATTCCCCAGGCCTACGCCGACCTGCTGCCCTTTGCCGTCGAGGACTCCCACAGCCTCTACAATTTCCTCTCGCCCGTGCTGGTCGGCGAAGGACACGGGCTCGATCACGCCACCGAGTACCTGCTGGCGGGCGCCGCGATCACGGCCACCCTGCTGGGCTTTCTGCTGGCGCGGATGACGTATCGCCGGGGCCTCGCCAACGGGGAGCGCGTCGCGCGTTGGTTCGCGTGGCCGCACCGTCTCCTCGAACGGAAGTACTTCGTCGACGAGCTCTACGACGTGGCGCTCGTCCGGCCCCTCGTCTGGCTGTCGGATCGCTTCCTGTTCCGTCAGGTCGACGCGCGCTGGATCGACGCGGGCCTCGTCGACGGCAGCGCGCGCGCGGTGCGTGGCTTCGCGCACACCGCGCTACGCCGCTTCCAGTCGGGCCTCTCGCAGAGCTACCTGGCGTCGATGCTGATCGGAGCGGCGGCGATCCTGTGGTGGGTGTCGAGGTAG